The genomic region tctggCAGCAGAGCCTAAATAAGCACCCTCATTTTGGGTTCCTGGCCCATGTCCCCTTCGGTCCCCATCTTCTCCCACCCAGAGCAGAAGGTGGATGTTTCTATGCTGTAGGCTAGTGGGATGTTGAGTGGCTCTGGTAGTGACTAAGCTGCCCCACCCTTCAGGAGGAACAGAGGTGGGTTCCTCGCCACTGCTTCCCAACTCCTGGTCTCAAAGCCAGGCTCATCCCTACTGGACTCTTCTTCTTGCCTGCCCTAGCTCCCCAGTCCAGTTTGGTTACATGGACTCAGAGGTTTTTGAATAGCTTTCAGTTAGAGTTGTATAAGATCATTTCACTGGTTGTAAGGTCTTTGGTTCTCAGAGATGGAGTCCAGACCCTTGACTtgtgatttattctttatttgtttataataaaaaataaactgataatGCACCCTTCAGTGGAGACATCCCTGGTTAAAATGCATCTTGGCAATGGGATGGGTGGGATGTGGGGGCAGCATATCTCCCCAAGCGTGGCCAGGCACCTTAGCCATCTTGTAGGTACTTGCTCAGGACAGAGTAAGAGACAGACTTTGACAGGCCCCTCTGGATGAGCAGGTCCACACAGCGGCCATATTTCCTGGCGAAAGGCAACGTGAGCTGGAAGGAAAGGCTGGTCTTATTCCTAGCTGGTTGCTACTCTAGCTTTGTGAGGTCCTCCTatctgggtgggggcagggttgggggcaagGCCAGCTAGTGCTGTTGACCTCAGTTCTGCCTAAAGGCATCTCACAGACCTGGGGCTCAGAGTGGCTACCAGGGCACAGAATGAAATGAATAGAGGATCAAAAGTGCATGTTTCCTGTCACTGGTTTTCCACTTCCTAATCGTAGATGCTGACTTCATTTCCAATCAACAGACTAGGCAGAGGCTAGTAACTTGGCACTATTATGTTTATGGTGAAAGGTGTTATAATAATGTACTTGATGACAGAAATACCAGATTAATGAAAAATTAGGCAAATCTTTTTCACCTCCAACgttcaaataaaaatttgaatcctaaaattattttaaggactcaaaaaacaaaaacctgagttATTCCTTTGCCCTTATTGAagaattttctttgtaaaaactgCTTTATAGCAGCTTAAGTAGAAAAGGAATGTATAATACCAAAGTATTGACATCAGGTGCTGTTGGTATCTATAACTCACTGAAAGCATGTGACTGCCAATAGTGTCTCTGATTTCAACACCTCAAAACGAGCTCATATGATgtgcatccctggtcagggttGTTAGTGATGAAGGCTAATTTGGTAAACACTGGAGAAAACTAGTGACCCAAATACTGCTTTTTGACCACTCTGGACAGGTTAATTTCAGCCACtgttcctccctccctgggaCCAGCGACTAGAGTTCCAGTTCCCTATCTTCGCCTTCTGGGCAGCACTGGCTTGGCCCTCATGCAGCAAGACAGTGTCCATCTGAGGCATCCAGAGGGTCGCTATTTCCCATGGGGTACAGGTGGCCCTCACCTCGACCCAGCTGTATAGGCGTTCCTGGGTGTGCCGGTCATCCTTGAATCCAGTGATGGCCAGCAAATCCACCACAAACTGCTTGGGGCTTATGTGCAGGGTCTGCCAGAAGAGCCCACAGTCAGCCAGGGCTGGAGGCCACAGCCTGACCCACATTTGCTCCCAGCCCCTTAAAGTGGGATGcggagcaggggcttctctgggcCTGGAGAAGCCGCAGAGGTCAAGGGGTACCGTCACTTCAACCTACCTCTTGGCCATGGCTTGGCCCAGATGCTGCCGCCCTGTCTCCTGGTCCCTACCCTTCTTGCCACCCTTCTGCCCCTGATCTCTTCCCCTAGCTGCTCCCCCTTGTCTTGGCTGCCCCCTCTTGTCTTGCACTATTATTGTGGAAGTGAGGGGACAGTGGAGAAGGAACAGGGCTTGGGGCCAATCATACATACCCACAGCCGGTTGACCAGGGAGACCACCTTGGCTGTGATGGCTTTGGGGTCATTTTGCCGGATGGAATCCAGAATGATGTCAGTCAGGAAGCAGTGACATTTCTGTGCATAAAACATCTCTTCCCAGGACAGAGAGAAACTCAGGAAAGTCACCTCTGTGGAGGAGAGAGGGGGTGTGGCCACATCTGCCACAGCGAGGGCCTCAGAGCCACCCTTGGTTAGGGGGAGAAGTGCAGGGCTTCCAGGGAGACCCCATCCCTGAAGTAACTGGCTGGGGACTCAGGCATCTGCCCATGGGCAGGGCCAGGCCCGGCTCCAGAGCCTCACCtcggggctgggggctggctggGGGCGGCGTGCGCCTGAGGTGGTCCATGTGCGTGGTGTAGATGATGCTGTCCTCAAAGAACATGCACGAGCCATCACTGCCCACCACGGGGGGGTGGGTCACCTTGAGGATGACCCCTGTGTTGTCCCCCTCACTGGCCTCAGGCAGGGTCAGCTCAGGGGCAGGATTTTCTGTGAAAACAACGTGGGGAGAGGTCTCTCCTTAAGTTCCATCAGAGCCCAAGCAGGGAGGAGACCTCTGGCAACAGACCAGTGCAGTCAGTCACCAGCCCTCGCCTCCAGCTTCTCAGAAGCGGGAGCCTGGGCTGGCAGGGCCATGTTCTAACTCTCCTCTCTTCATCACCCTGGAATCACTGAAAGCCACATCCTCAATTTCAGAACTCCAAGGAACTTTCCAAATCATCTGTTGAACTAGGCTAGTAGTAAATAGAGCTGATCACAACCCAGCTGGAATTGGGACTGGAAATCTTTGTAAAATTATGAGATGAGCTTTtgtggggggcgggcgggggggtGGGTTGCTGATGCATGTCTACTCTGAAGAATATGCTTGACAAACCAACTGTGGGCTCACAGGCAGGGCCCAGGAAGACCCCTCCAAGCATGACACAAGCcattgaaagagaaaatgacagaATACTAGAGGAAGGGTTTGAGAGAGCAGAGGAAACAGTCCATAATAGCAGTTCTCAGCCCACTTCTCTGGGCTGCTCCTCACTTCTCCAACACACACATTCCTCTCTGTTCAGCCTGCTCCCCATATACTTGCCTGTCTCCCGGACTTCTTCCCTTGGATGCCCATCAGTACTTCAAACACACTGTCCTCTTCCCCAAGTCCTActcctctccttcccacctcagTAACTGTCCACCCCCTTTCAGTCACCCAAATCAGAAACCTGTCCCCTCCTTGGCCCAATCCTTTCGTGTTTCCTCGAACTGCCTAACCTGTTTCACCTAGTATGGTCTTGGCACTTCCAACACTTACCTTCTGCTACTGCATTTCCTCTGCCCCTGGAACAAACTTCCTAAATGCGTACCTGATTGTGCTTGCTCCCTTGTATAGGATGCTTCAGTGGCTGGCTGCTCCACTTAGGATTGGAACAAAGTACCAGGTCCTGAACTTGACCCATAAGACCTGTCCTGATTCCTAATGTCATCAGCCTTATCTTTCATCACTTTATGAAGACTGGTTTCCAGCTGCTAGACCCATGACTTAGGTTTCCACAAGCACCCAAGATTTCTCCTTTCCTCCATTGACTCCTCAGCCCTGAACCCTTCTTTGTGCCCCTATTGCTTTATAGGTCCTTCCTTTCATATGCCTTATGTGGCTTCTCAAGCCCCCAGGCCATGCCAGCGTGCCTGTCGTTTCTGGGTCTTTTGCTTGGCAGTAGTGAAAGCGCAGTTCTAGTCTCCTTTAATCACTAACTCACTCTGTGGTCTTGGCCAAGGTTTGCCTTCTCTGTTGTAAATGGGACTTGGGTCAAGGATGGGATAGCACTCACCTTTCTCCTTTGACCTCTGCTTGCCCCAGTCCTTCAGGGCGACAGCTCTTTTCATGGGGAAGTATGGATTAAAGTTTGGCTCTGGCCCTTTGTCTTTGGTTCCGGCTCCAGCCCCTGCCTGTGGGCCTGGGTTCTTCTCTGAGGCTGTGGAATGGCCTTTCCAGGAAGCTGAGGTGCTGGGCTGGGAAACAGCCTCACTTCCTGAGGAGTGCTGCAGGGTGGCTTCCTCCAAGGAGCTGCTCCGGGGGGCTGGCAGTGGCTGGAATTCCCACTGTTTGCAGTTGACCATGTCCCACTCCCTTACCAGGGAGATAAGTTTTTGCATGGGGGTGACAGGAGGGTCTTTGGTTTCAGATTTCTGTGTGAGGTTGACAGTGGTACACTTCTTCTTGGGAGGACTCTCAGGGTGGCCCTCCCAGTGTCTAGGGTTGGCACATAGGCCAGGACAGTGTGAGTATGTGCTGGGATTACCTGCCCTCTTGGCACCTCGGCACAAGGACATCTGGATTGTCTGGGAGTACTGTTCGGCCTCCTCTATCTGGCTGGACCTGGCCAGGGTCCCCTTGGCCTTGTTCCACAGAGTTCGGTCATTGCAGTCTTGGAACTCCATTGGCATGCAAGCTGTGGTCTGGGGAGAGGGCACAGCAGCTCTGGGCATGTTGTACTTCCACACTGAAGCCTTACCCAAGATCTGATAAGCTGGGTCTCTTAAGACTTCACTTGCTTACCCAGAACAATTTCATCCCCCACATGGGTCTAACATTTGAGATCTGCTCCGTTGGAGTGGGGTTGGTAACCAGCCCAGGGGACTCTCACACACCAAAAGGGCATatcggcatgccaggcctcatgTGGCCAGCACTTACTTGTGTTCAGAAACCAGTCACTGTGCCAGAGCCATGTAGGCCTGTCTCTTTCATTTTGCCATGCTCCCCAGGAGTGGGATCTGCCCCCTGAGCCCTGTGCTGGTGCCCTTTCAGGACACCACCAAACCAGAGGAGGCTGGAACTTACTTCTTTGGTGTCTCTGCTGAACTCCACCAGTGACCCTGGCCCTTCTGTTACCACGTGCAGCCTTCTGATGGGAAAAGCTTCTTCACTTTCAGATTCTTTATCCTGGATCCATGACCTGCAGATCCCAAGAGGATTTGGTTAGTGAGCAGAAGCTTCCACTAGTCCATTGACCAGGTGTGCCTTTTGGCTGAAAGTTCACTCAGGGAGGAGGAGCCTTAGAGAGTTTTGCTTAGGTCCCTGCCCAGTCCTGGGCCTGCCCCACCCCCTTAACCGTAAGGAGAACAGGTCCTACTGGGAGGTGGGACTTAGGACAGGATTCCCAAGAGGCATATAAAGGTTCAAACTTTAGATCATGGTGTCAAGGGAGTGGTTTCCTTACTTGTATGCCTCACACTGGACAAGTgcttctgagagagatgggatgTGGTATTCCTCCACCTCCTGGCAAAGGAGGGGCCATTCCCTGTGAATGACAAGAAGAGGTCACACTGGGCATCTGGGGTGGGAATGCGGATGGGGTTGTTGGCCTCCCAAGCGGCTGCTCTGAACAGCAGCTCACATGTTGGAAATAACATAATCTCTGTCAAGGCTGCAAACTCAAATTTCCTCCTTGCAGAGGGATGGGAGTTTCATCATATGATTTCCTTCCTGCACTCACTTaaattcagatggtaaaaatagtTTTCCAAGCCTCAGGAAGTTGAGAATGTGTCGGAACATTTGGCCATCCCCGTAGATCAGCAGGGTCTGTCCGTATGTTATCCAGTACACTCTCTGAGGGTTGGACAACAGTTCTGGATactgcaaagggttggacatcaGACTCTGTTAGTctgttagttagttagttagtctGTTAGTCTGTTAGTTAAAGGGCTATGTCCTCATTAAGGAGTAGGGCAGTCTTCGTTTTCCCACCCATTCCAGAGCAGAGGCTTTGGGATTTCTATCTCCCCGTCTTGTTGGCCACAGGAAGACACATGAGGAGCAGAGCATCCAGGGGGGAGCACGTCATCTCTGCTCGAAGGATTGCTGGCTCCTCAACCACTCCCTTGAGGCGTCGGGGACCTCACCCTACATCCTGCCTTGGTCCAGGCCCCTCCCTACCCAGACTCCTAAAGGCTTTCCCAGCGTGCTGCTCATGCAGTAAGAGCACTCTGGACCTAAGAGTAGGGGGAAAAATCCTTGATCTAAGCAGGTGCTGGAGTCTGAGTGAGAGTCAGTGACAGATTCCAGAGCATCTCAGCCACAGAAGCCGCAAGGAGAGGAGGGCAGCCTCATGCCAGCAGTACCTTCAGCAGCGTCTGCAGGGTGGTTGCATACCAGTGGCTTCCAACATAAACTTTGATGATCTGTTGGGAGGAATACACAGTGATTTCTGCCGTCCACTCCTCATCTAAGGAAACCAATGAGAGGGAACATGTCACATGGCCAGAAGGACATTAGGTAGGGCATTTGGTCAATAAGGTATCACATGTTAAGACTCAGTATCTTCATCAGTCATATTTTGTTGCCTACTCTGAGAAGCAGAAATCCCTAACACCAGCCCTCTCTGCTCCTCAGGCCTCCCCTGTGGCTTACCATAGAGTTTCCTGCGTGGTGAGATGGGTTTAGAACAGTAGCTTGGAGGGTCAGCTGGTGATTCTGAGTTGGGGGAGGGCCACCAACCCCAAGGGCACCGCTGTTCTACCCCTAGCCCACCTCTCCCAAGAAAGCTTGACTAATGTTCCTTTCTACCTACATTGCTAAGCCCTTCAGTTTCTGGCTGGGTGTGTCCTGGGTGTGTAATTTTCCACATGGCCACTCAGACTGGAGCTAGGAGTCCCTCTGTACGTTTGTGCTTATGGTTTGGCAGATATCACAGACCCAGCCTCTCATCAAATCATTACAGAGACCAAGCCTTGAGAATAGGCTTTATTCTGGGAAGGTGAATTCATGACCCTTTTCCTGGGGATGACTAGACTTAGGCTTTGTTCTGGTATTTGAGAATTAGTTTCTAGTGAACTTTGTCATGAATGAAGGGTATATAAACAGATGATATAACTAAGAGGTATATGATTAGACTGTGAACCCTATGAAAATAAGAGACTGGGTCTGTTTTGCTCTCTTCTATACTCCTAGTGTTATCTGATGTCCTGGTTTATGGTAGGTGCTCCAATAAACATTGTTTCTGAATGATAGTAATATAGCATAAGTtgacataaaacttttttttagtaAATAGTTATAGGCAGCTGGTGAAACAACATTGGTTTTAGACTCAGATTTAAATCCCAGCTTGACCACAATCTCATAATATGAGCAGGTTCCCTCCCTGACCCTCCATGTCCTCTGTTAAATGAACCCAGGGACCATTCTTTGGATGGCTGTGAAGACCCAAGGGGCACAGTGTCAGCTCCCAGGGCCAGAGCGGGCCTGCCCTTGGGGGACCCATGCAGCCCCCACCAGGCCCGTCTGCGCTGCTTAGCCTGTACTACTTGAGGCTACTTGTGGgcttggtgtggggagggagtcACCTAACATGAAAGTTTCCTTTTAGGCAAAACCCATAAATGTTAGTCTGGCTTTCCTTTCCTGTTCCATCTATAGTTTCTGGCTCTGGCCAGCTTTATCTCCTTTCCTATCCCCTAGACCCTCCTCTGATGCTGCATCCAAACTGAGAAGCTTCTTTATTTACTGAGCACATCCATGGATGCCAGAGTCCTTGGCTCCAGATGAGTCTTGAGAGCCACTTTCATTGGCTCATAGGTGATGTCCCTCTTGTCCAGGAAGGCACAGAGCTCGTACACCTCAGAAACAGTCTCAGTCAGGGGCAGACGGCATGTCCCCAGCCAGTTCCTGCCAAGAGGAAAGACCTGTCACAGAGTGCTCAAGCACTGCGCCCCAAGGGAGTCCAGCCTGTCAACTTTCCATATCTAGAATGTCTTGCCCTAAACACTGACTCAAACCTGTGGCCACTAACATCATTTCCTTAACTGGTTTCTGTTGATGTCTCATAGTGGGTAAATTTGGACACATAGACTCATCCTTTTGGGGCTGAGCTTGATCTGTTTCAGCAAAGCCATCTAAATAGACTAGTTGCAAGCCTCCAGGCCCTGTCTTGGGTTCCAGAATCCAGCCAGGGCCTAGCCACTCTATTTCCACCCCAAGACATCTCAATCACTGTGTGGCAGCCTGTCATGGTTTGGGAGATAACTGATACCTTGTATGCCCAGGAAAGAAGCTAGGGACCTGAATATCAACCCCACTGCCTCTAAAGGCGCTTTTCTTTGCCCTCTGTGCCCTGTGACCTCAGGGGTGGGACATCTCTGGGAGAGATGGATGGGGGTGGGTCACAAAGGCCCACCCTTGGGGTAAGATAGCACCTCTCCACAGGTGCTTAGGAAAAGCCACTTCTATCTTTAGTTTTGGTACCAGTGTATTTTGTGACCTAAGAGAGTTCTATTCAGAACCTGTTTGCCCTTTTATAAAACAGGATTAGAATCCGTGCCCAGCACTAGTAGGAACAGTCTCAGCTCATTCCCCAGGGCATAGGCCAGGTATCACTTCCTTCAAGAAGCCTATTTTGCCTTGCTCTTGGCGGGGGGCAGGGTGCTCATCCCTGGTTCTAGACTTTCTGTGTGTCCTTGGGGAGGACTTTTGTAGGAGGGGGAATATGGCAGGGGGAATATCCAGCACCCTGAGTGTTGCGGCTGTGGCCTGGCCACCTTGGACCTAGCACAGGGCTAGAACCAAGACGGATTGCAGAGGATACAGTTTGAGACTTTTGAACCTTAGGAACCGTATGCCTTGGCACCAGCCCTCTCTTCTGAGGCCCAGATTTGGTGGTACTGATGCAGATGGTGGGAGTGGCTAAAATGATGGGTTTGTCCTATATTTCCTCTGACTCATGGACAGGGCCCCAGGGTGGTTCCTAAAGAAAGGTAAAGCTCAGCCTGAGTTGGGACGATGCATTCTCTAAGGAGGGCCTTACTTAACATGCTGGAAGAGGACCCCGTTCCCGGTGATGTACAGTCTGCTCCCATCCAGTGTGCTCTCGATGCGGAGCTGTCCCAGTGCGGAGTCTGGGTACTTGACAAGCAGACCCAGGGCCATCATGTACAGTGGCTTCACGGACTCTAGGCCTGCTGAACGGCCCCCCTTCCCAGGGCTTGGAGGAGGACAGGAGGTCCGGGAACAGCCACCTGTGCCGGAGAGAAAGGGATGACTCCTAGGGTGCTCATGGTCAAAACGGTATTGGAAGCTTTGGGTCTTGCTTCCAACTGTTGTCTTGAATCTGTACTGAAGAGGCTTAGTGGGAGCTTATTTCCTGGCACAGCCACATCTGAATCTGCTGAACATCAGTATAGTTTTTATATTCAGTCTGCTTGAGGTCAAAACTATCCACTGGAAGGGAGGTGAGGTGGGTGTGGGAGATGGATTAATTTGCTGTATCGCTAACACTTGAATTTCAGAACAGCCATCTGGCCCAGTCTCAGCAGGAATTTCCCTTAGTTCTAAGCTCTGCTCTAATTATCCATGGGTAAAGAACgacagcaatatgtgaactgtgaacttcctgatgatcaagctggttttagaaaaggcagaggaaccagagatcaaattgccaacatctgctggatcatggaaaaagcaagagagttccagaaaaacatctatttctgctttattgactatgccaaagcctttgactgtgtggatcacaataaactgtggaaaattctgaaagagatggcaataccagaccactgacctgcctcttgagaaatctgtatgcaggtcaggaagcaacagttagaactggacatggagcaacagactggttccaaataggaaaaggagtatgtcaaggctgtatattatcaccctgcttatttaacttatatgcagagtacattatgagaaacgctggactggaagaagcacaagctggaatcaagattgccgggagaaatatcaataacctcagatatgcggatgacaccacccttatggcagaaagtgaagaggaactaaaaagcctcttgatgaaagtgaaagaggagagtgaaaaagttggcttaaagctcaacattcagaaaacaaagatcatggcatccggtcccatcacttcacaggaaatagatggggaaacagtggaaacagtgtcagactttatttttggggctccaaaatcactgcagatggtgactgcagccatgaaattaaaagacgcttactccttggaaggaaagttatgaccaacctagatagcatattcaaaagcagagacattactttgccaacaaaggtctgtctagtcaaggctatggtttttcctgtggtcatgtatggatgtgagagttggactgtgaagaaggctgagcgccgaagaattgatgcttttgaactgtggtgttggagaagactcttgagagtccctgggactgaaaggagatctaaccagtccattctgaaagaaatcagccctgggattctttggagggaatgatgctgaagctgaaactccagtactttggccatctcatgcgaagagttgactcattggaaaagagtctgatgctgggagggattgggggcaggaggagaaggggaggacagaggatgagatggctggatggcatcactgactcaatggacgtgagtct from Bubalus bubalis isolate 160015118507 breed Murrah chromosome 18, NDDB_SH_1, whole genome shotgun sequence harbors:
- the KCTD19 gene encoding BTB/POZ domain-containing protein KCTD19, with amino-acid sequence MEEPGMPHESAEDLFHFNVGGWHFSVPRSKLAQFPDSLLWKEASALTSSENQRLFIDRDGSTFRHVHYYLYTSKLSFSSCAELNLLYEQALGLQLMPLLQTLDNLKEGKHHLRVRPADIPVAERASLNYWRTWKCISKPSEFPIKSPAFTGLHDKAPLGLMDTPLLDTEEEVHYCFLPLDLVAKHPSLVTEDNLLWLAETMALIECECSEFRFIVNFLRSQKILLPDNFSNIDVLEAEVEILEIPELSEAVRLYRMNMGGCSRTSCPPPSPGKGGRSAGLESVKPLYMMALGLLVKYPDSALGQLRIESTLDGSRLYITGNGVLFQHVKNWLGTCRLPLTETVSEVYELCAFLDKRDITYEPMKVALKTHLEPRTLASMDVLNEEWTAEITVYSSQQIIKVYVGSHWYATTLQTLLKYPELLSNPQRVYWITYGQTLLIYGDGQMFRHILNFLRLGKLFLPSEFKEWPLLCQEVEEYHIPSLSEALVQCEAYKSWIQDKESESEEAFPIRRLHVVTEGPGSLVEFSRDTKETTACMPMEFQDCNDRTLWNKAKGTLARSSQIEEAEQYSQTIQMSLCRGAKRAGNPSTYSHCPGLCANPRHWEGHPESPPKKKCTTVNLTQKSETKDPPVTPMQKLISLVREWDMVNCKQWEFQPLPAPRSSSLEEATLQHSSGSEAVSQPSTSASWKGHSTASEKNPGPQAGAGAGTKDKGPEPNFNPYFPMKRAVALKDWGKQRSKEKENPAPELTLPEASEGDNTGVILKVTHPPVVGSDGSCMFFEDSIIYTTHMDHLRRTPPPASPQPREVTFLSFSLSWEEMFYAQKCHCFLTDIILDSIRQNDPKAITAKVVSLVNRLWTLHISPKQFVVDLLAITGFKDDRHTQERLYSWVELTLPFARKYGRCVDLLIQRGLSKSVSYSVLSKYLQDG